The genomic segment CCAGCCCGTGATGAAGGGCAATGACCACAAAGGCTGTGAGTGCCTCAGTCTCATCATCTCCCACCAAGCCCCCCTAGTTGAAGGACGGAGAAAAGGAGATGTCAATCAGGAGGGCAAGGGGCAGGGGGGTCTTCCCATCTGTGCTCTTCGGTCCAGACCCCAGTCCCCAGCCCCGCACCTGCATGGCCCTGTGGATAACTGGACAGGGATCCTGGAAGGAACCATCAGCCTGCTGCTGGGACAGCAGCCACCTGGCTGTCTCCTGCAGCTTTTCAGGTGAGCCGCCCACCTGTTCCTGAGCCAAACTCAGTACCTTCAGCACAAAGGCCGTGAGCCTAGATGGGAAGAAGGGAGGGCTGGGTATAGGGACTGGTCTCTGTAGGGGACACAGTCCCTCTCGCACAGGCACCTGGTTCTTTAACCTCCCATCATACCTGGCTCTTCCACCACCAGCCCTGGACCCTCTCAGAGACCCAGAACCACTCTCCCAACATTACCAGGTGCTGCTGTCTCGATGCAACCAAGCTCCATAGGAACCATCTGTTTTCCGGAACTGCTGGATCCGCAGGTAGCCTTGGAGAGGAGAGGCAGCTGCTGAGGTGACCCTCACTCTCCTGCTATTTGTGCCGGAGGCCATGCTACCCATTGCCACTAGGTACCCCCTTTCTTCACCCCTCTAGCCACTGGGGCTGCCCATCTTCCATTAACTGCCCTCTCTCGGCCCCCACTCATGCTTGCCCCTGCACCCAGAACCTTTCTGGATCAGATCTACAGCGCGGTCCTTGGTCTCAGGGGGCAGGGTGCTCCACTGCTCTGTCTTGTCCAGGTAGCGAGAAGCAGCCAGGGTTGGGGCCAAGTAGAGCATGGTCTGTTCCCCACAGCCCTGGGGGAGCCTCAGGAGGGAGGCCAGGCCTCCTGGTGACAAAGCCCCCTTAGAGCCCAAAGTATCCAGTGGATCTGAGGCTACAGGAAAGGGAGAGGGTTAAGGATCAGAGAGCAGGTCTAGAGACCCAGGGTGAGAGGGTCATGGGATCAAACAGCCATTCCCAGTTTTCTCATGAATCCAAGGATGGCCACTAGGAAGAGACTGGAGGACACTCCCACCTGTGACCCTGACGAAGCTGCTGAAATCTCCATCAGGGATAATATTGGGGTCAGAGTTGCCAGGGATTTCCAAGGTCCGCCCTCGGTAGTCTGGGGAGATGGGAGAAGTTGGCAGTCTGTCCTGCTGCCCATATCGCCCACCTCCTACAACCTCCCTCAGACACTGACAGCTGGGGTGGAGGATCACTCACCCAGGGGGCTGAGTTCATAGACAAGTTCTTCCATGTGGATGGCCCCTTCCTTCTGTCTCAGAGGAAACGCAGACGTTAGAGTTCACCCAGGACTCCAGCCTGCCCATCCCAGTGCAGATTTCCCAAGACATGGAATTTGAACTGCAGGGAGAGTTGGCTCAGAATTGTGGAAGATGTAAACAGGCATTGGCTTTGCATGCCGGGACCTCGGTCTGGCCATCAGAGAGGGTGTCGGGGGTCAGGAGTAAATCTGGGAGCCCGACCTGGATTCAAGGGTATCCATTCACCTCAATTTGTAGAATCTTAGACACTGCATCTCCCACAGGGAACTCCAAAGACCCTCGAGCTACCACCTTCAGAGACACAGCGGCAGCTGTCATGGGCACCACAGAGAAGCCAATGGGCCGGGCAGAGCCTGCAGGCACCAACACCTGCTGGGCCAGCCCTCCGCCCCCAGCCAGGCACAGGCCCTCCACGGGGGACACATGGACGCTCACCTGGGGGCAAGAAGATGGAGATGCAGAGCTCCAGCCCAATTAGGCTCCTCAGACCTCACCCGCACCCCCAGGGTGTTCAGGCTCCCTCAGGGCCTCACGGTCATATTTTGATCCAGGTAATTGTAGAGGACAGGCCGCAGCTCCAGCTGCTCAAAGCGGCGGACAGAGACAGGCAGACGAAGGTGCAGATGGAATTCACGGAATACTCGGATCCTGGCCGGGGTGGCGACACAGAGGCCTGATGGATGGGTGGGGAAACATTGAGAGACGGGTAAAGGTCAGAGCCCTGGAGACATCttggccccagggccccaggaggGAGGGTTGGGGGTAAGCAGCTCTGCCTCTGCCAGCCCCTGCTCCCTAGGCCCCCAGCCCTGGTGCCAGGGCAGACTTCCTCAGTTCTCTGCTCTGCATCCTATACTAAGAGTAAAGGGCTAAGTAGAGAGCCAGAGGGGTAGGGAGGCAGTGATATGAAAAGGGGAGACCAGACATCCAGGCAAGGCAACCTCACCTGTGCTTTGGGACAAGCTCACGCCATGGATCTCCCATGTGGTCAGAGAGTCAGGGAGCAGCTGTGACGATCTGTGGTGGAACATGGGAAAAGCTCCATCACACGCTGGGCTGGCCCCAGACATGGCCCAGATTGGAGGCCAGGCCCACCACACCCCCTCACTGGTAGAAATGGTCCACTCTTTCCACTCTCCAGAGCCAGTTCTCCGGGAAGAAGCTGCGCACAGGAATGTCATCTTCATCCATCAGGTCCTCCTCCTGCaggatctccagggctgggggacCACCGTGCAAAGGAATGAGGAGGCCATTCTGTCTCTTCAGgtgcccctgcctgccccccaaccccaccccacccctcacctcgGGCAAGGCCCACTTGGCCCCTGGCCCAGGCCTTCTTGCGCAGGCCCTCAGCAAATTTGCAGCAGGATAGGAAGGGCTCCCGGCAGTCCAGCTGCTGCACGCGGGCCATCCGCTGCTCACAGGAGCGTGTCATGGGCAGCCGGGTGAGCCCATCCTGGCAGCAGCGCTTGGCTAATGGGGAAGCATACTGGCCCACTGCAGGGCCGGGGGAGGGTAAGTGTGGGGAACTGAAAGGAGACACACCTGATCCCCCACCCTGACCTCTGGATATACAAGGACCCACCCTGAGTGCCTGGGAGCTCGAGAGGGGCCAATGGAGAGTGCCTCCATCCACTTCAACCACAGGACTTTGGTCTCTGGCCCAAAACACCATATACTGGCTACTCAGGAGCATAGAAGCTAAGAGGTAGATCCTCATCCTGACCCTTGGGACCAAGTGGAGAGCTTCAGAGGAGCCCACAACTCACGCTTCTCATTAATCGCCTTTTGGAAGTTCACGTTTCTCTTTTTCCGGGTTTTCTTCTCCTTGGGACAGCTAAGACCTGGTAGACAGCAGGACTGCAGCCAAGCACAGGGTCCCTGGCCCAGCCCTTGACACCCCTCTTCCTCCCATCTTACCCTTTgggcccctcctccttcctgatCTCCCTCCCATCCACTCCCTTTCCTCCGCTGTTCTCACCCTTTCTGGCTGAAGTCAATTGGTCTCCATCAGAAAAGGCCAGGCCCGCTGCCTGGAACACCTGAAGGGCAgtgtccccacccccaggaccACAGCCAAGGTCATAGCCATTCATAACTTCAAAGACCTGGCAAGAAGAGGCCAGGATGTTGTAGAGATACTGAGGGGCAAGATCAGTCACTCAGCTACAGGACAAATGCGAAAGATACAGAGAGTGGGGAAATAGAGACCAGGGGGCCAGGCCTGAGAGAAAACTGGGAGAAGCCCATGGGGAGCCTTCGCAGGATGCAGGGGCTGGACCTAGGGCCTGGGGCAGCAGGAGAGTAAGCCATAGAGGGGCaggagagctggggagagggtCTTGACAAACCTTGTCCATGTCGAGGGGCTTGTGGGACCTGCCACCCACAGCATACAAAGCTGTGTCCACAGCTCCCAGCGCCACCAGGGCTGGAGAATCTGTTTGCAGGTGGAGCTTTAAAGTCTCCCCAGGATGATACTCCTTGCTGCCATCCACGTTCAGCTCCAGCTggcagaggtgggaggtgggagcagTCAGAGTTGGGGGAGCTTCTCTCAGTCCTGTGTGTTCTCAGTACACCTCAAATGAAATCCATGCCCTGCGTACAATCTCCCCgtcttctttctctcttaacCCCCAAATGTACACACATGCCATCTCTCCCGATGCCAGTTACCTTGCCCTCACAGGCCCCAGCCTGGACGTCCACCCGCAGGGAATTGGCCACTGGGAGGCCCCCATGATAGTAGAAGGCCACAAAGTAGAAGGAGGGTGCCAGGTGGTGGTTCACAAACACAGAGACTGAGGTCAGGGTCCTCCTGCGCTCTCGATTCACAGAAACGATCTGGCCCCGAGATAGGATCTGGGGCAAGAGCAATTTCATCTTCACTGTACTTGGCCAGCCCTGAAATAAGCCCCCACCCCGAGGCCTCTTTCCAGCCTGAGGCCCTCCCGGCACCCCTGCCCTTCTCTACAGCCCGGCTCTTGCACACCATGTAGTAGTAATGAGAAAAGCTGTCCCCACTGATGCCCACGGCCCGCAGGTTCAGACTGAGAGTGTCCCCAGCACGAGGAGGTCGATGATCCACTCGCTCGATGGACAGAAACTTGGAGCTTCCCGAGGGCGGGGCTCTCACGATGAGCCTGGCTACGGCTGGGTGGGGCGAGCCTGCAGACACCTGGAGAGAGGGGCAGCGGGGTAGAGTCCCTGGCAAGGACTCAGACCCCCAGCTTCTGCCCACAGCCTGGGACCTAGGTGCTTGGGAGCCCAGCtggcccctccttccttcccccaccctctcctGTGAGTGGAAGTCCTACCAAGAGCTGCACTTCTGAGGTGCTCTGCGGGATGACTATGGGAATAATGACTTGGCCACGCCCATCTGTGTTTTGCTGATGGTCCTGGGGTCTAGATGCAGATCCAGAAGACAAGGTAGCAGAGACTTTGACAGGaatgccagaggctggggagccCGACAAGTCACGGACCAGGCCCTAGGTGCGTGGCAGAAGAACAGGTAAAAGAGACCATCAGTGAGGCCTTGTGCCCTCCTGACCAACACCAGCTCGCCCCACTCACACTCCCCCTCCAGAAGAAACCTGCAGCAGAAAGGGGGCCCCAGGCACGAGGTGTCGCTTGGTGTTGCTAAGGTCCAAGGAGAAGGGAGATGACACGAAACACCAGGTGGTGAGCTCTGCCTCCTCCATTTCCCCCCCTGCAAGACATGGGATGGAGCAAGGTGGGGGACAGAGACCAAGGAAGAGAGGCACTGGAGAGCAGGGGGCACAGCTCGATTCCCCACCCACAGGAAAGTGAACTTGTCAGGGTGCAGTCCATCTCATATCATCTCTAGGTTTGCTGAGGAGACAACAACACAGGATGCAGCACACAGGTGGTACGAAGTATGTGTCTGCTGGAAGGATGGTTGGATAGATGAATGGGCAGAAGAATGGATGggtgaaaaaaaaacactgaaacgGGGGGAAGGTACCCTTCCCCAGAAACCACCAAGAAACACAGTTGGAGAAACACAGTCTCCCCAGTCCTTCCTGGCTTTGGATCCAAGATGAGGGTGAGAAGGGTAGGAGAGGTATTGGTGCTGAAGAACAGAGGGTCAGCTCGGAGATCAGAGGCCAGGGTCTGGGATTAGAATCAGGGGAAGCCACTTACCTGGAGACTCAATGATGGCTGCAGCGACATAGAGGTGCAGCCCTGGGAGGTCAGTAATGCTGACATTAAGCTTCTTCAAGGCATCCTGAAACTCAGCCTTTGAGAGGGAAATATGGCACTGGCCATCTACCAGCTGGGACAGAAGAAAACAGAGCATAAGGTGAGATTTGTCCCCCACATcgcctccttcccctccctcaccCTCCTCGCCTCACCTGCCCACCTCCCTTCCTACCTTGGTCTGACTCTCCAGTCCCCGAAGGAAAGTCTTGTCACCCTCCTCACCCAGGAGCCCAAAGCGCACGTAGGCCACTCCCTGCACTGGCTTCCCATAGACATACCTGCCACCACAGAGAGTGGGAAGAGGGTGGGCGAGGGCAGCAGGAAATAATGGAATGGTCTGGGAGGGACGGACAGGGCAAGGGGGGAACGGGGCTCCACAGAACATTCACACTGAATAGGGACCCTGGTGGCAGGCCCGGCGTGGGCTGGAGGGACTTACCTGGCTTGGATGTCTAATTGGATTTCACCAAGGAAGCCAGGTGCTGACAGGATGTAGGGTTTTCCAGGGACAATCTTCACCTCAAAGTTGGGAAGGACTGACCCAGGGTGAAGAGGTGGCTAGGTCACACACTAGTGGAAGGACCCTTCCAGGGCTCCCTTCCCCTCAGGGCTGGGGCACCCATTCCCGCCAGCCTGGCCTGCTCCCCccgcctctccttcctcccctcatccCCTTCAGGAAAGAAGCTGACTGGCCTTCATGACTCAGCTCTCACCATATTTCTTCACTTCAAACTGGGTGCTGCTGTTGGATTCCAGGCTATCTGAGAATCGGGCTGAGATCTTCCAAGTCCCCGGCCTGAGGACAGATGATGGAGGACCTCAGCCCACTTGTGCAAAAGGGCTACAGAGAGCCAGTGGCCTGGGTTCCTGAGAAGAGGGCTGACTGTGCGGGTAACCCAGAGCTCAGGGTTCTCAGGATTTGACCCTGAGCTGGGGGAAATGAGAATTGGACTGGTTTTCAGGGGACCACCCCCAGGTGGGAGAGCTCACTCTGAGATGTCCGGGATCAC from the Manis javanica isolate MJ-LG chromosome 16, MJ_LKY, whole genome shotgun sequence genome contains:
- the C4A gene encoding complement C4-A, whose amino-acid sequence is MRLLLGLILASSFFVLSLQKPRLLLFSPSVVHLGVPLSVVVQLQDAPPGQVVKGSVFLRNPSSLSSLCSPKVDFTLSSEKTFILLSLQIPLKGVKNCGLHRLLRGPEVQLVAQSPWLKDSLSKETNVQGVNLLFSSRRGHLFLQTDQPVYNPGQRVRYRVFALDQKMRPSTDTLTLMVENSHGLLVRKREVYVPSSIFQDDFVIPDISEPGTWKISARFSDSLESNSSTQFEVKKYVLPNFEVKIVPGKPYILSAPGFLGEIQLDIQARYVYGKPVQGVAYVRFGLLGEEGDKTFLRGLESQTKLVDGQCHISLSKAEFQDALKKLNVSITDLPGLHLYVAAAIIESPGGEMEEAELTTWCFVSSPFSLDLSNTKRHLVPGAPFLLQGLVRDLSGSPASGIPVKVSATLSSGSASRPQDHQQNTDGRGQVIIPIVIPQSTSEVQLLVSAGSPHPAVARLIVRAPPSGSSKFLSIERVDHRPPRAGDTLSLNLRAVGISGDSFSHYYYMILSRGQIVSVNRERRRTLTSVSVFVNHHLAPSFYFVAFYYHGGLPVANSLRVDVQAGACEGKLELNVDGSKEYHPGETLKLHLQTDSPALVALGAVDTALYAVGGRSHKPLDMDKVFEVMNGYDLGCGPGGGDTALQVFQAAGLAFSDGDQLTSARKGLSCPKEKKTRKKRNVNFQKAINEKLGQYASPLAKRCCQDGLTRLPMTRSCEQRMARVQQLDCREPFLSCCKFAEGLRKKAWARGQVGLARALEILQEEDLMDEDDIPVRSFFPENWLWRVERVDHFYQSSQLLPDSLTTWEIHGVSLSQSTGLCVATPARIRVFREFHLHLRLPVSVRRFEQLELRPVLYNYLDQNMTVSVHVSPVEGLCLAGGGGLAQQVLVPAGSARPIGFSVVPMTAAAVSLKVVARGSLEFPVGDAVSKILQIEKEGAIHMEELVYELSPLDYRGRTLEIPGNSDPNIIPDGDFSSFVRVTASDPLDTLGSKGALSPGGLASLLRLPQGCGEQTMLYLAPTLAASRYLDKTEQWSTLPPETKDRAVDLIQKGYLRIQQFRKTDGSYGAWLHRDSSTWLTAFVLKVLSLAQEQVGGSPEKLQETARWLLSQQQADGSFQDPCPVIHRAMQGGLVGDDETEALTAFVVIALHHGLAVFQERSAEQLKQGVENSISKANSFLGEKASAGLLGAHAAAISAYALTLTRAPEDLQDVAHNNLMGMAQETGDNLYWGSVTGSQSNVASPTLAPHSPTDPMPRAPAVWIETTAYGLLHLLLWEGKAEMADQAATWLTHQGSFQGGFRSTQDTVMALDALSAYWIASHTTEERELNVTLSSVGRNGLKSHMLQLNNHQIRGLEEELQFSLGSKINVKVGGNSKGTLKVLRTYNILNMKNTTCQDLQIEVTVTGHVEYMMQANEDYEDYEYDEFGDDPGAYSQPVTRLQLFEGRRSRRRRDAPKVADEQESRVQYTVCIWRNGKVGLSGMAIADITLLSGFNALRADLEKLTSLADRYVSHFETEGPHVLLYFDSVTTHRECVGFGAVQEVAIGLVQPASAALYDYYNPEYKCSVFYGAPTKHKLLSTLCSADVCQCAEGKCPRQRRALQQGLQDEDGFRMKFACYYPRVEYGFQVKVLREDGRAAFRLFETSITRVLHFTKDVKATAGQTRNFVVRASCRLRLEPGKEYLIMGLDGTTHDLKGDPQYLLDSNSWIEEMPSERLCRTTRQRADCAQLNDFLEEYGSQGCQV